The Juglans microcarpa x Juglans regia isolate MS1-56 chromosome 8S, Jm3101_v1.0, whole genome shotgun sequence genome has a window encoding:
- the LOC121244910 gene encoding G-type lectin S-receptor-like serine/threonine-protein kinase At1g34300, whose translation MTLQIQSLLLVQLLSILILFLPTILLAVTTISPGSTLYASNTSQIWSSPNNTFSFGFIPLNPPNSPSFLAAIVYSGGIPIWSAGTTPVDSAAYFQFHPTAGDLRLVNGSGHTVWNSSTVGLGVSSASLDDHGNLVLMRNGAFPVWSSFDHPTDTIVPWQNFSTRNSLRNGLFSFGLLEYGNITLKWDDTTVYWSRRSGSSHGENLTSPSLGLLSNGTLSVFDRSIPGMAIIAYSNDHDEGSDMLRFLRLDNDGNLRIYSTARGSGTLIVRWVAVEDQCRVFGYCGDMGICSYNGTNPICTCPSENFEQVDPKDSRKGCQRKLKTEDCPGNLTMLVMEHTLFLTYPPQSIFAVEGSQVFFVGISACNSNCLVNPICDASTILSDGTGMCYYKIPGFITGYYNPALPSTSYVKVCSPAVQNPLPYVQKVVRKGDGRMQARAVSAVLLGSVLGWLALVHTLWWWWSSTKFGRLSGKHALLEYASCAPIQFSYRELQRLTKGFSENLGSGGFGAVYRGTLANRMVVAVKRLEEMEQQGERQFRMQVATISSTHHLNLVRLIGFCCEGRHRLLVYEFMQNKSLDTCLFQTGDEKLESKLLSWESRFNIALGIARGITYLHDECRDCTVHCNIKPENILLDENYTAKVSDFGLAKLDHHMHRTMTSVIGTRGYLAPEWLANLPLTTKSDVYSFGMILLEIVSGRRNFEVSAETNWKRFSLWAYEEFEKGNVNGVLDRRLLGNHHLEMEVDMEEVVRAIQVSFLCIQEQPSRRPRIGKVVQMLQGITRIDWPPVH comes from the coding sequence ATGACACTCCAAATCCAAAGCCTATTACTGGTACAATTACTCTCCATCCTCATCCTCTTCCTTCCCACCATTTTATTAGCAGTGACCACAATCTCTCCAGGCTCAACTCTTTATGCTTCCAACACAAGCCAAATCTGGTCCTCCCCAAACAACACCTTCTCCTTCGGCTTCATACCCCTCAACCCCCCCAACTCCCCTTCATTCCTGGCTGCCATTGTCTACTCTGGAGGCATCCCGATCTGGTCCGCAGGCACCACCCCCGTCGACTCTGCCGCCTACTTTCAGTTCCATCCCACTGCAGGTGACCTCCGACTCGTCAACGGCTCTGGCCATACCGTCTGGAACTCCTCCACCGTTGGCCTCGGTGTCTCCTCTGCCTCCCTCGATGACCATGGCAACCTTGTCCTCATGAGGAATGGAGCCTTCCCAGTCTGGTCTTCATTCGACCACCCCACCGACACAATCGTGCCGTGGCAGAATTTTTCTACCCGAAACTCTTTGCGAAATGGGTTGTTCTCGTTTGGTCTTCTTGAATATGGTAATATTACGCTTAAGTGGGATGATACTACTGTGTATTGGAGTCGACGTTCGGGTTCCTCGCATGGCGAAAATTTAACTTCCCCGAGTTTGGGATTATTGTCTAATGGAACATTGTCGGTTTTCGATCGCTCAATTCCTGGCATGGCTATAATTGCTTATAGTAATGACCATGATGAGGGCAGTGATATGCTAAGGTTTTTGAGGTTAGATAATGATGGGAACTTGAGGATTTATAGTACTGCTAGAGGAAGTGGGACTCTAATAGTGAGATGGGTAGCTGTCGAGGATCAATGTAGAGTCTTTGGATACTGTGGGGATATGGGGATATGCAGTTATAATGGTACGAATCCAATTTGCACTTGTCCATCTGAGAATTTCGAGCAGGTTGATCCAAAAGATAGCAGGAAAGGGTGTCAGAGAAAGCTGAAGACTGAAGATTGTCCAGGGAATCTGACCATGCTGGTTATGGAGCATACCCTGTTCTTAACATACCCACCTCAAAGCATATTTGCTGTCGAAGGTTCTCAAGTTTTTTTTGTGGGCATATCCGCCTGTAATTCGAATTGCCTTGTCAATCCTATTTGTGATGCTTCGACAATATTGTCGGATGGGACGGGGATGTGTTACTATAAGATACCGGGTTTTATAACTGGGTATTATAATCCGGCGCTCCCTAGCACTTCCTATGTCAAGGTTTGCTCGCCGGCGGTTCAGAACCCATTGCCTTACGTACAGAAGGTCGTCAGGAAGGGCGACGGTCGAATGCAGGCTCGGGCAGTGTCTGCTGTGCTTCTAGGTTCGGTCTTAGGTTGGCTTGCCTTGGTGCATACattatggtggtggtggagcAGCACCAAATTTGGGCGATTGTCAGGTAAACATGCTCTTCTCGAATATGCATCTTGTGCTCCAATCCAGTTCTCGTATAGGGAACTCCAGCGCTTGACCAAGGGGTTCTCGGAAAATCTTGGAAGTGGAGGATTTGGAGCTGTGTACAGAGGAACTCTTGCTAACAGAATGGTGGTTGCAGTAAAGCGACTTGAAGAAATGGAGCAGCAGGGAGAGAGACAATTTAGGATGCAGGTTGCAACTATAAGTAGCACCCATCATCTAAATTTGGTGAGATTGATTGGTTTTTGCTGTGAAGGGCGCCACAGGCTTTTAGTATACGAGTTCATGCAAAACAAGTCTCTGGATACTTGCCTTTTCCAAACTGGGGATGAAAAGTTGGAAAGTAAATTGTTGAGTTGGGAGTCTCGATTCAACATTGCTCTTGGCATTGCGAGGGGAATCACATACCTTCACGATGAGTGTCGAGATTGCACTGTCCATTGCAATATAAAACCAGAAAACATTCTCTTGGATGAGAACTATACTGCAAAAGTCTCAGACTTTGGTCTTGCAAAGCTAGACCATCATATGCATAGAACCATGACAAGCGTCATAGGCACTAGAGGATACTTGGCACCAGAATGGCTGGCAAATCTTCCATTAACAACAAAATCCGATGTTTATAGTTTTGGCatgattttgttggaaatagTGAGTGGGAGAAGGAACTTTGAAGTATCTGCAGAAACGAATTGGAAAAGGTTCTCCTTGTGGGCTTATGAGGAATTTGAGAAGGGTAATGTGAATGGAGTTTTGGATAGAAGGTTGCTGGGTAATCATCATCTTGAAATGGAGGTGGATATGGAGGAAGTGGTGAGGGCAATTCAAGTGAGTTTTTTGTGCATACAGGAGCAACCTTCGAGGAGGCCAAGGATAGGGAAAGTGGTACAGATGCTACAAGGGATTACGAGGATTGATTGGCCGCCTGTCCACTAG